The Chryseobacterium shigense genome segment GTTATGCCAGGGGAATTGCAAATAAATATATCCGGACGATAGACAATTCAGAGTATATTTTACCCTATCCTTACCAAAATAAACTGACCAATGAACTAAGACGTATTTCTAAAACCTTATATAATACAGATTTTGTAAGTATTTGGGCAGGACAGTCAATTCATCATTACAGTGAACTTTCTACAGTTGATATTTTAAACAATCTTATTCTTGAAACTGAATCTTGAATAAGCAAAGTATTTTTTTTTCAACATAAATTTTAACTTTCCTTTTTATTTTTTACCCGGACTCTGCATTTTGGGGAATAACTTGTTACTTTTTCCGGCATTTATGTAAGATAACGGGCAAACCAGAATGCTGTGTGGTACAGTCATTATAAAAATTGACCGTAAATCGAGAAACAGAAGCAATAAAAAGTTTTAGTATTAAGGTATATATCAAGTATTTAACATGAGTGCATCACACTCGCCAATAAGCTGATATACGTTTATATACTCGTGAGTATTTATGAGTGTGTTTTTTTTGTGGTACCAGGGAACAATAAGGATAAATTTGCTGTTTTATTAAACTATCTGGTTGAAAAGAAATTGTATAATACATACACAAATGAGGCTAAACGCAATTTCCGGACAGGTAGGTATTAATACTTTACACTATGGCTTTGAAAAAAAAATTTTTTTCTTCAAAATTTTTACAATTATCAGGATTTATTTCTTCATGGGGGATCAATGAAAATACGAACGAATCTGAAAAGAACTTCACAGTACTGATTAATCAATATTTGGTACTGCTTTTCATTATTTTTTTCTTTCACAGTATTTCTATTATTGTATTTTTAGGAATAACACCGGATAGTATTTTTTTGGGATGCATCTCTTTTTTCTGGATAGGATCAATGCTGTTAAAAGAATATAGAAAAAATAAAAAGGTAATTATCTGTACTTTTATCTTTCTGTGTCTGGTTATTACCTATTATTCTTCGCTCTGCGGACAGGAAAGCGGTGTCTTTTTGTTCTATTTTTCGCTAATATCAGCGCTGCCCTTTTTTTTTGAGATCAAAACAGAAAAAAAAATCATTTATTCTATCGCTTGTTTCGTTCTTGTGCTTCTGTATATCACAGTAATATATGATTTTCAGTTAGTTGATAAGAATTCCTTGATCGTTGCTGAGAAATATGAAAAAAAACTAATGCTCCTGAATGTAACTTTCAGCATATTGGTTTTTGTTGTGGATTATTATTTTATAGAAAGGAAAAGGTTGATTGTTTCCATGCTTCGGTCTGAAAATGAATATAATATTAATACAATTAAAACATTACAGACAGAAAACGAACGGCTGCTGAAGAACCAGTTTATAGTAAACAATCTCACAGAAGACAATATTGATGAGATTATGAAGCTTGCCCAAAAGGATGACCCTTTCTTTTTAGATAAATTTCAGTTCTTCTTTCCTGATTTTTTTTCCAGACTGGATGCCGAGACAAAGCTTATTTTATCTGATCAGCGGTTGTGTGCAATGATGAGGCTGAATTTAGATACCAAGCAGATAGCCACCTATACCAATACCACAATAAAATCCGTAGAAAGCAAAAAATACAGATTAAGAAAAAAACTGAATATTCCTTCTGATGTAGAAATAACTCAGTGGATATTAAGGATTTAAATAAAATGCCTTGTGTACTCATTTAGGCTCACTTATGTGAGTTTTTACCCTTGCGAGTGTTTATGAGAGTTCTTTTTTTTGGAAAAAGAATGGATTAAAGGAGATTTTTGTATCTACTTTAAAACACACTGACATATGATGAAACTTCGTTGCAATAACGTACTTGTTATTAACTAATTACATTTTTATTACAGAACTATAGGATAGGAGCTTGCCAAGGTAGGTTTGTATTCTGCTTTCTGATGCTGAAAACAGCATCCGGACTTCTGTAAAGTTCAATTCTTTTAAATAATAGACACCTTTCATTCAAAATAATACCCTGAATATTTTTTTGAAAGACCCCATATATCTATCAATGGTAAAAAAACAAATAATCAAAACTTTTCATCCGGGATACTTTCTGATTATCAGAAGGTCTCTGGGGTTTTGTTATTTATTTTTTTGTTTCACGTCATTCCCGTCACAGACATTTATCCATAATAAGAATTTCCTGCATAGCCATAAAGGAACTGTAATTCATATAGAACAGGATTCACAAACAGAAGCTGTTATTTTCATTGCAGATAAAACAGAGATTTCAGGATTAGAAAACATCAGTTCTTCCAAATATATAATAAAACAAAAAAACACCAAACTTTCAGACAAAGCCGCTAAAAAAAGAAGCTCTGATAAGAGTGTCAGGAAGCTGACTGGAGATAAAATGAATTCCTCTTCGCAGGTTTCCACTGTACATAAAACTTCTCCGGTAATCAGAAATATTTTCCAGCCAAAATCCAGCGAATATTTCACTACAGGCAGCCATTTTAATAATTCTGCGGTGATTCCTGCCGGTAATTTGAATATAAAAATAGCAGTGCTTTCTGCACCTTATTTTAACAGATTCAGGAATTTTTCATTAGATCCATCATTTGAAAAAAAATATTTATCCTTATTGATTTATAAGGTCTTAATTAATAATCATACCGTAAGGCCTCCTCCCTGTAATGCCATATAAATATTTGTAATACAGTGAAAAAATATCCTGTATTGCATCTTATTATCCGCTTTATTATAAATGTATAATGTCGTTCTGTTTCTATGGAATAGATCAGGCGGATTCTTTAAGTTATTAAATTTTATACAATTAGATGAGAAAAACAAACATATTAATTTGGTGTATATTCTGCTTTTTCAGCAGTATGATATACGCCCAGACTCCGGGGGGAGTTGCAGGAACCACAATTGAGTACTGGTTGAGCGCAGATCAGGTACAAGCAAGTTTGCCTGCCGATGGTTCAGATATTACTGCTTGGCAAGATCTATCAGGAAATGGAAGAAACTTTAGTAACGGAGAAGCAAATCCATTTTTTCCAAAGTTTAATAAATCTGCTATGAATTTTCACTCAGCAGTAGATTTTTATTTTCAGGACTCAGATGATGGAGGACCAAGTGACGCCAATAATAGAAGAAGAAAACTTATAGCAAATGCTAATTCATTAGTGCCGAATACAGGCAGATCTTATTTTGTGATTTGGATTTCTAAATTGGATCAGGGGAACTCGGCTTCGGAAGCTACAGTATTTGGTCTTAATGGAGATACAAGTTCAGGAACCACCAATGGAAATCAATATGGATGGAATGGCAGCAACGGAAGATTATGGCATAGAACAAGAGCTACTGCATATACTCATAATAGTACAGCAGAGCGGAATTATGGAATTGGGATTGCTGTATTACCAAATAATAGCGGAACTGCCCAACAACAATATCTTAATGCTTTAGCAAGCTCAACATCTATGCCGGGAAGAACATTAGGAACAGGAACGTTTCCTAGTGTAATAGGTACTTCGGCAACAGATACAGGCTCTGATCGTTATTTCTTTGGAGAAGTTATGGAGATTATAGTAATGTCAAAAACTGGTACAGGAAATACACTTACTGCTGATGAGTTAAAAAAAATAAACACACATCTTGCCGTTAAATATGGTATCACATTAAATGCATCACAGACAGATTATATTCTTTCTGACGGTACATCCATTTATAATAGTGCCAATGCAGGATATACGGCTTATAATAAGGATATTTTCGGTATTGCCAGAGATAATGCCAGCGGTTTATACCAAAAGCAGTCTGCAAGTACAGACAACCCTGTACTGACCGTTTATTTGGGAAGCACAATAGCAGAAACCAATGCTGAAAATACAGAAACTATGACAGATAAAAATGCACTTATGTTTGGTGCTAATGGCCTGTCAGGAAATGCTTCTTATTCTCATGATGTTGGGACTGCGTTTCAAAACTATACATTACAGTCGAATACAGATCCGGTTACAGGGGCTATCACATCAGAAAGATTGTCAATTATTTTCAATTATAAATTAAGAGCCCAGACTACAGGACAGTCTTCTTTCACGGTAAATATGAAACCCGGCCAGGGAGAATGGCTTTTAGTAAGCAGCGATCCTACTTTTGCTCCGGCTAACACAAGAATCTACAAGATTACCGGAGGAAACGTAAATAACGTAGTAATCAACAATGGAGATTACGTAGGCTTTACATCATTTATTAAAGCACCTGCTGGAGTTGCAAACGGGTTGAAAATGTGGCTGAATGCTTCTAAAGAAAGTACCATTACATTAAACGGTGCAGGAGAAGTAATTAACTGGGTAGACCATGCAGGATACGGAACTACGTTTTCTAAGATTACTTCGAATTCCACAGCTCCGTTATATATGAGCTGTGATGAGAAGATGAACTTCCACCCGTCAGTATATTTCCGTCAGTCAGCGCAGTATTTATCGACACGTAAAGGTCCTTTTAGTGTTGCTGCCCCGGATGATTATACCATTTTTACAGCACTTAATGCTAACTTCAATACTTCAAACCGTATCTATTTTACATCTTACGGATCATTAACCCGAAGCCTATACCCTGCATTAGGGGTAAGAGAAGGTGCTACTAACCTGCAGGGAAGAGCCAGAATATATGACAGCGGCGGAGCAGGAGCTGTAGACGGTACCGCCATATTATTTAATGGTGGAGCTACAACAGCTATGGCGCATACCATGAAGAAAAATACCTATTTCCGGTTATATGCAGACAGCTATATGGAACAGCTTAACGAAACCAGTGCCGGACGAGGATCAAGAATGAACGGACCTGGTACTCTTGGTTATGGAGGATCATCCGATTCAAGAAACCTAATAGGGGTTATAGGAGAGCATATTGCTTACGAAGGAGATCTTTCAGATGCAGACCGTTATAAAATAGATTCTTACCTGGGATTAAAATACGGAATTACCACAGACAGAAACAAAACATCCAATACAGTTAACTTTGATTTCGTTTTGTCAGACGGAACAATCGTTTGGCCGGGAACTTCTAACAGTGCGTATAATAATTATCACCACAATGTAGCCTCTGTAGTAAGAGACGATGTGGCAGATTTATACAACAGACAGGCTAAATCTACCGATTTAGGAGCAATCCTGCATATGGGAGTAGGTACATCATTAGGAT includes the following:
- a CDS encoding helix-turn-helix transcriptional regulator yields the protein MALKKKFFSSKFLQLSGFISSWGINENTNESEKNFTVLINQYLVLLFIIFFFHSISIIVFLGITPDSIFLGCISFFWIGSMLLKEYRKNKKVIICTFIFLCLVITYYSSLCGQESGVFLFYFSLISALPFFFEIKTEKKIIYSIACFVLVLLYITVIYDFQLVDKNSLIVAEKYEKKLMLLNVTFSILVFVVDYYFIERKRLIVSMLRSENEYNINTIKTLQTENERLLKNQFIVNNLTEDNIDEIMKLAQKDDPFFLDKFQFFFPDFFSRLDAETKLILSDQRLCAMMRLNLDTKQIATYTNTTIKSVESKKYRLRKKLNIPSDVEITQWILRI